The following coding sequences lie in one Saimiri boliviensis isolate mSaiBol1 chromosome 6, mSaiBol1.pri, whole genome shotgun sequence genomic window:
- the IZUMO1R gene encoding sperm-egg fusion protein Juno: MMEGVEGGVLSMECAAWVSLQQAMAWWWPLLLQLWTVMPTWPGDELLNICMDGKHHKGKPSPEDKLYDECIPWKDNACCTFRTSWEAHLDVSPLYNFSLFHCGLLMPGCRKHFIQAICFYECSPNLGPWIQPVGSLGWEVAPSGQRERVVNAPLCQEDCEEWWEDCRTSYTCKSNWHGGWDWSQGKNRCPKGAQCLSFSHYFPTPADLCEKTWSNSFKASPERRNSGRCLQKWFEPAQGNPNVAVARLFASPAPSWELSYALIVCSLLLPFLS; encoded by the exons ATGATGGAGGGGGTAGAGGGGGGTGTCCTTTCCATGGAGTGTGCAGCATGGGTGTCTCTGCAACAGGCCATGGCATGGTGGTGGCCGCTCCTGCTACAGCTCTGGACAGTCATGCCCACCTGGCCCGGGGACGAGCTGCTCAACATCTGCATGGATGGCAAACACCACAAGGGAAAGCCCAGCCCGGAAGACAAGCTCTACGATGAG TGCATCCCCTGGAAGGACAATGCCTGCTGCACGTTCAGGACAAGCTGGGAAGCCCACCTAGATGTGTCTCCACTCTACAACTTCAGCCTGTTTCACTGTGGACTGCTGATGCCTGGCTGTCGGAAGCACTTCATCCAGGCCATCTGCTTCTATGAGTGCTCCCCAAACCTGGGGCCCTGGATCCAGCCAGTGGGTAGCCTGGGGTGGGAG GTGGCCCCAAGTGGGCAGAGAGAGCGAGTTGTGAATGCACCACTGTGCCAGGAGGACTGTGAGGAGTGGTGGGAAGACTGTCGCACGTCTTACACCTGCAAATCCAACTGGCATGGCGGCTGGGACTGGAGTCAGG GGAAGAACCGCTGCCCTAAAGGGGCCCAGTGCCTCTCTTTCTCCCATTACTTCCCCACCCCAGCCGACCTGTGTGAGAAGACTTGGAGCAATTCCTTCAAGGCCAGCCCTGAGCGACGGAACAGCGGGCGATGTCTCCAGAAGTGGTTTGAGCCTGCTCAGGGCAACCCCAACGTGGCCGTGGCCCGCCTCTTCGCCAGCCCTGCCCCATCCTGGGAACTGTCCTACGCCCTCATTGTCtgctccctgttgctgccgttcctTTCCTGA